From the genome of Acetobacteroides hydrogenigenes, one region includes:
- the ilvA gene encoding threonine ammonia-lyase — protein sequence MTAAPTLTWVPTIDDVLDAKQRLSGVAVRTPLVPNMQLSKRYKANVLLKREDLQPVRSYKLRGAYNKIVSLGSDELANGVVCASAGNHAQGVAYSCSALKVKGTIFMPEPTPKQKVKKVRMFGGEFVDVRIVGDTFDDSLAAAVAFCQEHKAQFIHPFDDAKVIEGQATVGLEIFEDCSESIDYIVVPVGGGGLISGIIGVMQQLHPNVKIIAVEPEGAPSLRRAIEEKMPVTVDEIETFVDGAAVKRIGDLTFGVCFNSIHRVVNVPEGKVCTTMLSLYNDDAIVVEPAGALSVAALDYLAPEIAGKNVVCILSGSNNDITRMEEIKERSLLHEGLKHYFVIRFPQRAGALRYFVEHILGPNDDITHFQYSKKTNREKGPAVVGIELKDQDDFEPLLQRMKAARYFGEYLNDSPHLFELIV from the coding sequence ATGACAGCGGCACCAACCCTAACTTGGGTTCCAACTATTGATGATGTACTCGACGCCAAACAGCGACTTTCGGGTGTTGCTGTTCGTACCCCTTTGGTGCCAAACATGCAGCTTTCGAAGCGGTACAAGGCTAATGTTCTTCTAAAACGGGAGGATTTGCAGCCCGTCCGATCGTACAAGCTGCGCGGTGCCTACAATAAGATTGTCAGCCTGGGCAGCGACGAGTTGGCTAACGGGGTAGTATGCGCAAGCGCAGGTAATCATGCACAAGGTGTAGCTTATTCGTGCAGCGCTCTAAAGGTTAAGGGAACCATTTTTATGCCCGAGCCAACACCCAAGCAGAAGGTAAAAAAGGTGCGGATGTTTGGAGGCGAGTTTGTGGACGTACGCATCGTTGGCGACACCTTCGACGATAGCCTTGCTGCTGCCGTAGCCTTTTGCCAAGAGCATAAGGCGCAGTTTATCCATCCCTTCGACGATGCGAAGGTGATTGAGGGGCAGGCTACCGTTGGCCTCGAAATCTTTGAGGATTGCAGCGAAAGTATCGACTACATCGTTGTACCTGTTGGAGGCGGTGGCCTAATATCGGGGATAATTGGGGTGATGCAGCAGCTGCATCCCAACGTAAAGATTATTGCCGTTGAACCCGAAGGCGCACCCTCGCTCCGAAGGGCGATAGAGGAGAAGATGCCCGTAACGGTTGACGAGATTGAAACCTTTGTGGATGGCGCTGCCGTTAAGCGTATCGGCGATTTGACTTTTGGCGTATGCTTTAATAGCATCCATCGGGTGGTTAACGTACCCGAAGGTAAGGTGTGCACCACCATGCTCTCGCTATACAACGACGATGCCATTGTAGTGGAGCCTGCCGGAGCGCTTTCGGTTGCTGCGCTCGACTACCTTGCCCCCGAAATTGCAGGTAAAAACGTGGTGTGCATCCTTAGCGGAAGCAACAACGATATCACCCGCATGGAGGAGATCAAGGAGCGTTCGCTGCTGCACGAGGGGCTTAAGCACTACTTCGTAATTCGTTTTCCGCAACGTGCCGGGGCGCTAAGGTACTTCGTAGAGCACATTCTTGGGCCTAACGACGATATCACCCACTTCCAGTACAGCAAGAAGACCAATCGCGAGAAGGGGCCAGCTGTGGTGGGGATTGAGCTCAAGGATCAGGATGACTTTGAGCCGTTGCTCCAACGCATGAAAGCTGCTCGCTACTTTGGCGAGTACCTTAACGATAGCCCGCATCTGTTTGAACTGATTGTATGA